GCCGTGCCATAACCATATCGGGTTTTAATATAGTGGCGAGATCAATGTCCTTTGCCGGGATCGAAAGCAATGTATCCCGCACGGCACCGCCGACAAATCGTGTCGCACCGCGATGGCCGTCAAGGACAGCAATCAAGTCTTTAAGCGATTGTCGCTGATGCCAGGGTGCCTCAGGTAGCTTCATGAATACCAATCCAACCGCTTTGACAAGTTGACCAATATACCGGCCGTAATTCCCCATATCCGGCGATTTTGCCAGTTAATTTGGTAATATTGGCGGCGATCCCCGCGCCACTCCCCAACATGAGTATTCTGGTTCCGTGGATCGAGCACAAAGTCGAGCGGCGCTTCAAACCAATCATCCACTTCCTCTGGACTGGGAACCAGCGGCAAGTCCGGCGGGATCACGCCGATTATGGGCTGGATATTATATCCGCTACCCGAATGATAGCGGTCCGTTGGCCCGATAATATCGACGGCCGCAGGGTCGAG
This DNA window, taken from Parasphingorhabdus litoris DSM 22379, encodes the following:
- a CDS encoding CoA pyrophosphatase, translating into MTYPGNLKTKLSQALRSGHANNLDHALSDERDFIKDLNSLRNAAVLIAITDRPDPGVILVQRPHHMRNHPGQVAFPGGKIDPEDRDAVHAALREAEEEVKLDPAAVDIIGPTDRYHSGSGYNIQPIIGVIPPDLPLVPSPEEVDDWFEAPLDFVLDPRNQNTHVGEWRGDRRQYYQINWQNRRIWGITAGILVNLSKRLDWYS